The DNA region ACACACCAGGGTAAAGTTATGGCGATCATTCAACTGCCTAATACGACGAATACGTTCCATGCCACGCTTGTCGCCCAAATGACAACCCAGCGCATAACTGGAGTCGGTGGGATAGGCAATCACTGCTCCATCATGGCGTAACATCTCAACCGCCCGACGAATCAATCGTAGCTGCGGGTTTTCAGGGTGCACTTCAAAATACTGACTCATAGCACAACCGCAGGCTGTTGTATCACTGCAGGCAACAACGATGACCAGACTTCATGTTCCCACACAGGCTGGCAACTCGCAGGAATGGTTTGCAATCGTCCCATCTTCAGCCAGGCATTCTCCGGACCATGATAATCACTACCACGCGAGGCCAATAGATGCTGTGTTTGAGCCCGTTTACTCATGTGCTCAATCTCATCGCGCGTCGGATTACCCGACACCACTTCCATAGCCACTCCACCCAATTCCTTGAATTCACCCAGTAACAATTTCAGTTTAGTGGCGGTAAAACGATAACGCGCTGGATGTGCCACGACAGCAATACCCCCGGCCGCCTTAATCCAGCGCAAGGTATCTTCAAGGCTCGCCCACTGCCCATTCACATAACCCGGTTTGTTATGCACCAGAAAACGTTTGAAGACCTCACGCATATCTCGTGCATACTCTTTTTCAATCAAAAATTTAGCAAAATGCACACGACCAATAATACTGCCGGTAGCATATACCTGCGCACCCTCGTAGGCATCAGGGATACCCGCCTTGTGCAGACGTTTGGCAATTTCCTGCGCGCGCCATATCCTGAATTCACGCAGCCCACTTAGACCCTGTTGCAATATTTCATTATCCACTTGCGCCAACAGACCCACAATATGAATCGTATATTTATTCCAGCTCACCGAGATTTCCACACCATTGATCAGGCTGATCCCGACACGCGCTGCTTCCAATCCAGCCTCAGCCAAACCATCCGTGGTGTCGTGATCCGTTAACGCCAACACATCCACCCCGGATTGATGGGCATGACGAACCAGCTCCGACGGGCTTAGGCTGCCATCCGAGATGATCGAATGGCTATGTAGATCATAATGTAAACTCATGGGTGATATTGTAACGTAATTAGCTATACCCGCGCCTTGATAATATCGGCGACCCGGAATGCATTAGCGTAAATAGTCCAGGTATAGGGCACACTGCCACCGGTTGGCATAAAACTACCATCGGTTACATAGACATTATCGACATCATGGATACGACAATCCTTGTCCAGTACCGAGATCTTTGGATCATGGCCAAAACGACAGCCCCCTGCCACCAGATTAGGCGTTGGGGTACCACTAACACTATAACGAATATTATCGGCATGCATTGCCTCCATCACACCGACGGCCTTTTGTGATAAAAACTCACCCACTTTCAAATCCTGTTGGTGATAGCCAATACGCACCCTGGCAACCGGGCTACCCCACTTATCTTTCACTTGATGATCCAGGCTGACAAAACAATTATCCGTCGGCAACCAGTCATTAAACACCTCAAACCTTAGATCCTGTGTGGTAGTAAAGGTGCTTTTCAAGCGTTGCTTCAGAGCCTTCCCCCAGACCAGACCATTATCATCAAAGGGTAACCCCATGGCCCTGCCCATCGGGCCGGGGTGACGCAACAGGAAGTCAATGGTGCCGCCCTTCACCCTGCCACCCATGAATTCATCATCAATAAAATACCAATCCTGTAAACCCCGGTTAACAAAAGGCCCGCGTGTGTTCATCGCCTCCGCCATTATCTTGTCCATCTTGCCGTAGGTGAATTCACCAGTACCCGCTCCACCGGCAGAAAACAATAGATTCTTGCCCAGTTGTTGATAGCGATTACCCAGCCCATCGGGGTGCCGTTCACCGACAGATGCCAACAACAGACGGCTGCTTTCAATCGCATGGCAGGCGACCACAAACACCTTGGCAGAGAGTGTTGTGCGCTTATTATGTTTATCAACATATTCCACCGAAACCACCTTACCCGCACTATTACTAATCAACCGAGTCACCTTTGATTCTGGCTGAATTTTACAATAACCCGTTTTCAGCGCACGATTAAGCAGGGCCGCGCGTGAACTGCCCTTAGCCCCGGAGTGACAACCATAACTGCCACAGAAACCCGAATACTCACAACCACGACGATCCTTATCCGAAACCGACAATATTGCCCGTGGTGTACGCAAGGCATGATAACCGAGCGATTCACAGGCATTATCAATCATTGATACGATGGGATGTTCCCGCGTTGGCGGATAAGGGAAATCAGCACTTGAACGAGGCTCCAGCAAAGGATGTCTTTGCACCTGCCCTGAGATGCCCACCTCCAATTCAACTTTGCTATACCAAGGCTCCATATCCTCATAGCTAATCGGCCAGTCAGCAACATTAGCCCCCTCTATCGGGCCAAATTCAGAACGCAGATAAAAATCCTGTGGCTTAAGGCGATAAAAAAAACCACTCATCAGATTACTAGCACCGCCCACCAGACTGCCATTCCAGAAACTCCAACCCGATTCCGAACCCGCCTCAGCGTGCCAGTCACCCATCTCATCCATTTCTTCAATGACATGCTGTTCATCACGTAGATCAGGGGTATAGGCATTATGAATATAACTGGCAAGGTCATCCTTGGCAAAATCACCCTCATTCAACCAATAACCCTTCTCCAGCACCAGAACCGACTTACCCGCCTTGGCACACTCAAGGGCAACAGGGCCGCCGCCAGCACCACTACCAATGACAATGACATCGTAATCCATATTTTATCGCTCCGTTAACTCAAGAGACAGGGATTGCTCTTCTCGAACAGAGACCGTCAGCCGCATGGACGCGGCTGTCGAGCCACCATGGATGGTTTCACGGCGTGTCTCTGTTCGAGAAGAGCAACCCCTGTCTCGAACCAACCAGGCATAATTACAGTTAAAATCACTCATTGTAATCCCGTTTTTGATAAGCCAACTTATAAAACAAATTTCTCTCCGTTGGTGTAGGAAAACCCGGCTGATGCTGCAACCATTCCCAACCCACAGCATTGGCATTACCGCCATAAACAGGATCACTCAACAAGGCTTCCAGAATATAACGCAGTTGCAAACCCAACCATCGATACCCCGCCCGACTACCCTCAATCCTACGTAGCACCCTTTCCTTTTTATCCACATCAAGGGTAATAAAGTCCTGTGCATAGAACTCCCTCGCCATCCCGTTTAACCAACCCTCACCCTGCTCAATAAATGCAGCTTCATCTTTATCAGCCCCCGGACGCTGAAGCATATTCTTCAAATAGCTAATGGCATGAATATCGTAGGCACCCGGTGAATCCGCATCCGCAGGAAACAAATGTTCCTGCACCGCAGCAATGGTTCGCCATGGCTCAGCCAGAACAGCCTTATCAAGTGGTGTTTGTCGTAATACAGCCAGACTACCCAGCGGGTAACTCACACTCATACCGGCTAATAACACTAAAAATTCACGACGATTTATAATAGACACCCATTACCCCACTAAAATGGTAGAGGATGGCGGAGTGCCTATCTTTAGCAGAGACCGTCAGCCGCATGGACGCGGCCGTCGAGCCTACAGGAATATATTCACGGCGTGTCGATGATAAAGATAGGCACCCTGCCATCCTCAAATACACTCCAAAGTATAAGCCAAAAGTATGCCTACAATCTCAAATCAGGTAAGATAGCCCCTTTAATAGACTAAACTAAGGACAATCACCCTGCCATACAGGGACTGATATAGATCAAAACTCAATGAAATTTCTGTTCGACTTTTTCCCCATCCTACTATTTTTTGCCGCCTACAAGATCTATGGTATCTATGCTGCAACTGCAACCGCCATCGCCGCCACCTTTTTGCAAGTCGGCTTGTACTGGCTCAAGAATCGCAGTTTTGAGAAATCACACCTCATTACATTGACCATCATCGTTATCTTTGGTGGTGCTACCCTTTACCTGCATGACCCACTATTTATCAAATGGAAGCCCACAGTAGCCTACTGGTTATTTGCCATCACCTTTATTGGCAGCCAGTTTATTGGTGAAAAGCCCCTGATTAAACGCATGATGGGACACGCCATCAGTGTACCTGATATCATCTGGACTCGACTCAACATCACCTGGGCTCTATTTTTTATTGCCATGGGTCTGGTTAATCTCTATGTTGCATACAACTATGATGAAGACACTTGGGTTAATTTCAAGTTGTTTGGGTTAATGGGAATCACCCTGCTTTTTGTACTTGCCCAGGGTTTATATCTTTCACGTTACATGGAAGATGAAGATGAAGATGATGAAAACGAAAAAGAAAAGATTAAAGAGGAATCCTGATGTTATACGCTATCCTGTCGACCGATGTCGAAAATAGCCTAGAAAAACGAATGAGTGTTCGCCCTGCACATATCGAACGTCTACAACAACTACAAAATCAAGGTCGCTTGATTATTGCCGGCCCACACCCTGCCATTGATTCCGACACGCCTGGTGATGCCGGGTTTACTGGTAGCCTGGTGATTGCTGAATTTAAAACCCTTGCAGAAGCACAAACCTGGGCCGATGCCGACCCTTATCTAGAGTCAGGCGCTTATGCAAAAGTCACCGTTAAACCATTTAAGAAGGTATTACCATAATGAGTACAATGAACAGTGAAACCATCCACGCAAAACTAACCAACGCATTAAGCCCCAGCATACTGGAGATTATTGACCAAAGCGCACAACATGCCGGACATGAAGGTGCCGCCGGTGGTGGAGGGCACTTTGTTGTCCATATCGTGTCAGACCAATTTGAAGGCAAGAGCCTGATCCAGCGCCATCGTCTAATTTATGACGTTATGGGCGATGCAATGGAGCATGAAATTCACGCCCTCAGCATCAAGGCCGCTACACCGCAAGAACATGCGAAAAAGTCTTAATAACTTATATATTAAAAGGAAATAACATGCGTAAACTACTTCAATCCTGTTTATTAACATCAAGCCTGTTAATCGGTCTTAACGCGGGTACTGCACAGGCAGATATCGTAGCGACTACGGATGATAACTCACCGGTTCTGGCTACCGTCAATGGTAAACCGATCACACAACAGATGTATTCCATGTATGCCTCTAAACGCAATAGTGGTCGTCCCGGCACCCCACCACCGAGCTCCGAAACCATCATCAACGATATGATCAAACTCGAAATCGTTGCTCAAGATGCGCAAGCTCAGGGACTTGATCTGCGTGCAGATGTAAAAACCCAACTAGAATGGCTAAAGCGAACCACGTTGGCCAGCATCAGCATCCAGGAATTCATAACGCATAACCCCGTCACCGAAGCCGACATGAAAAAGGCCTATGATGAACAAATCGCCAATACCGGTGGCGAAGAATATCATGCACGTCACATTCTGGTAAGCAGCAAGGGTGATGCCGAAGCCATTATCAAACAACTTGATGAAGGTGCTGACTTTGCTGAGCTGGCAAAAGAAAAATCCACCGGTCCCACAGGCAAGCAAGGCGGTGATCTGGGCTGGTTTACTGCCGATAGAATGGTTAAACCATTCGCTAACGCACTAATGAAGATGAAAAAAGGAAGCTATAGCAAAACCCCGGTTGAAACCCAGTTTGGTCAGCATATTATATACCTGGAAGAGACCAGAGAGCTTAGCCCCCCTTCCTACGATCAGATCAAACCCCGCTTACAACACATGATGCAGGGACAAAAGGTTGAGACCTATATCCATGATCTTAAAGAAAAGGCAACCGTTGTTATCAAATAAGCCATGTCAATAACAGGGAACCTCTGATCAGAGGTTCCCTACCCCACAACCCTATTCAAATTCAGCCTGTTCCACTTCCAACAATGCCAGACTAATATGCTTGCCAATCATGGCATCAAAATCAGCCCAATCCTTATAGGCAGACAACATTTTAACAATCATGGGTTTCATTTCATAATCGGTCAGACCTTCTTCATAATATTTACCAACCGCACCATAAATAATCTCAAAATAGGTCTTTTGCAATTTCACGATCTCAACGCTAGAGCTTACCCCGTGACCAGGAACATAATGTTCTAAGCCTAAAGAAATCGCCCTATCACAAGCTTTAATAATATCCCTGAAACTGGCATCATCCATACGCAAAATACGCTTATAGGCAACATTATCACCCGTAAACATTAAAGAATCGTCCACAAACTCAATCATAATATCGCTATCACTATGCGCGATCCCCACCGAATGGATGCGAAGCTGTAAACCGTGGATAGTCAATTGATCACCATCAACCAGTGCCTGCTCCGGATAATAAATCTCTGTCCCTTCAGTAGCACCTTCGGTCAGCCTGTTCAGCAGTTCAATCCAGCCATGAGCCTCCCCTTGCTTCGCCTTTTTGATCATGCGTGGGTCGGCATAAACAATCGCATCAGGCCAGGCGCTTTTAATCGCATCATTACCCAACCAGTGATCCCCGTGAATATGGGTATTGAAAACATGAGTTACCGGTTTTTTTGTCAGTGCCTTAATGTGATTGAGTAACATCTCACTAACTTCATCACTAGAACCAGGGTCAACCACAATCACACCCTGGTCAGCAATAATAAACGCTGGATTATTCATAAAACCCCGATTCTCAGGGCTAGGGGTCTCTAATGGCCCATGAATAACATAGGTATGTTCGGAGACTTGTTTAAGCGGATAATCCAGCACATCAGCAACACTACTGATCGAAAAAAACAGGCTGAAAACACACAACAACTTAATAACATTAAACATATTTACTCTGCCACACCATTCCCTGACGGGATATCTGAATTAAAAGAAAAGCCTACGCCGCACACTACAAATGTGAAAACCATCACATACCCACAACAACCAGGTCACAGCATTCAAACCCCACAGGAATACACTGGTTTTAAAGATTTTTTCATCATGGCCCCAGACCAAAGTGGAGATAAACATGAATACCAGTACCCGTCATACACATATTATCACCTCAGGAGTTATCGCATTAATATTCTGCTCTTCCGCTGTAGCTCATACCAGACAATATCACAGTAATGTATCCCAGGTTAATTCCGTAGCATCCAGAACCCATAATCATATCAACCAGAAACTCAATCAAGTCATTTATACCCGTCACATAAAACATCCTCTTTTATGGTCTGGAGGTAATTTTAATGCCCGCCTGAAACGTAACGGTATAACACTTGCTTATGACTTCTAGAAAGGCTGATAGAGCTCGATCCATAGTAAAAATACCACCTATATTCAAAAACAACCTCCAAAACGTGACCGTCATCACATTTATCACGCAACCCAATCACAGTATTACGCATCATAAGATCGCACAATAATCTCTAACGAACCCAAACTGTGAAACAAATGGTAATCGAGATGAAGACACAGCATATTGCAAAAAGCCTATTACTTATTCAACTAGGTATCATGTTTCCAATAAATACATACGCGACAACTTATTGCATTGATCGCGAGGCTGTCGAAGAAACAACTTGTGACTACGTTTTAACCAGCATCTCAGAAGTAGATAATCTGATGAGCAACAATAAATTACAGGCTGGTGACAATGTATTGTTTAATAGAGGCGATGTATGGACAGAACAACTGGACATCAAGGTTTCAGGCGTTGCAGGACTACCCATCACCTTTGGTGCTTATGGAGACATTAATCTACCTAATCCTACCATTGAGTGGGATTTTAATTTATTTAACAAAAGAAATGGGGGCTTTGAACGGGTAGAAGGCAATATTGATGATGATGTCAGCGATGATTTTGATAAGTGGTATGAAGGCAATAATGGTGGCCTTAATTATATTGCAGCGATCAGCAACATCGAAGATGGAAATACGGCAGTAAAAATTCATCATGATATAAACGAAAACGTTGATCCATTCTTGAGAAACAACATCGCTTTAGTAAAAGCAGGTGTGGAATATTACATCGACCTATACGCACGCATCGATGCCATGTCCAGAGAAGGGCTTCGCATAAGAATAAGAGATATGGTTAATAACAAAGATCTACAAGATGATGGCACATGGTCTGAACAATTCAACCTATTGGAAGAGTTCTCCGTATCCAGCACCGACACCTGGGAAAATGTATCAAA from Gammaproteobacteria bacterium includes:
- a CDS encoding peptidylprolyl isomerase, giving the protein MRKLLQSCLLTSSLLIGLNAGTAQADIVATTDDNSPVLATVNGKPITQQMYSMYASKRNSGRPGTPPPSSETIINDMIKLEIVAQDAQAQGLDLRADVKTQLEWLKRTTLASISIQEFITHNPVTEADMKKAYDEQIANTGGEEYHARHILVSSKGDAEAIIKQLDEGADFAELAKEKSTGPTGKQGGDLGWFTADRMVKPFANALMKMKKGSYSKTPVETQFGQHIIYLEETRELSPPSYDQIKPRLQHMMQGQKVETYIHDLKEKATVVIK
- a CDS encoding YciI family protein, with translation MLYAILSTDVENSLEKRMSVRPAHIERLQQLQNQGRLIIAGPHPAIDSDTPGDAGFTGSLVIAEFKTLAEAQTWADADPYLESGAYAKVTVKPFKKVLP
- a CDS encoding BolA family transcriptional regulator, giving the protein MNSETIHAKLTNALSPSILEIIDQSAQHAGHEGAAGGGGHFVVHIVSDQFEGKSLIQRHRLIYDVMGDAMEHEIHALSIKAATPQEHAKKS
- a CDS encoding septation protein A gives rise to the protein MKFLFDFFPILLFFAAYKIYGIYAATATAIAATFLQVGLYWLKNRSFEKSHLITLTIIVIFGGATLYLHDPLFIKWKPTVAYWLFAITFIGSQFIGEKPLIKRMMGHAISVPDIIWTRLNITWALFFIAMGLVNLYVAYNYDEDTWVNFKLFGLMGITLLFVLAQGLYLSRYMEDEDEDDENEKEKIKEES
- a CDS encoding PHP domain-containing protein, which gives rise to MSLHYDLHSHSIISDGSLSPSELVRHAHQSGVDVLALTDHDTTDGLAEAGLEAARVGISLINGVEISVSWNKYTIHIVGLLAQVDNEILQQGLSGLREFRIWRAQEIAKRLHKAGIPDAYEGAQVYATGSIIGRVHFAKFLIEKEYARDMREVFKRFLVHNKPGYVNGQWASLEDTLRWIKAAGGIAVVAHPARYRFTATKLKLLLGEFKELGGVAMEVVSGNPTRDEIEHMSKRAQTQHLLASRGSDYHGPENAWLKMGRLQTIPASCQPVWEHEVWSSLLPAVIQQPAVVL
- a CDS encoding MBL fold metallo-hydrolase; translation: MFNVIKLLCVFSLFFSISSVADVLDYPLKQVSEHTYVIHGPLETPSPENRGFMNNPAFIIADQGVIVVDPGSSDEVSEMLLNHIKALTKKPVTHVFNTHIHGDHWLGNDAIKSAWPDAIVYADPRMIKKAKQGEAHGWIELLNRLTEGATEGTEIYYPEQALVDGDQLTIHGLQLRIHSVGIAHSDSDIMIEFVDDSLMFTGDNVAYKRILRMDDASFRDIIKACDRAISLGLEHYVPGHGVSSSVEIVKLQKTYFEIIYGAVGKYYEEGLTDYEMKPMIVKMLSAYKDWADFDAMIGKHISLALLEVEQAEFE
- a CDS encoding gluconate 2-dehydrogenase subunit 3 family protein, whose protein sequence is MSIINRREFLVLLAGMSVSYPLGSLAVLRQTPLDKAVLAEPWRTIAAVQEHLFPADADSPGAYDIHAISYLKNMLQRPGADKDEAAFIEQGEGWLNGMAREFYAQDFITLDVDKKERVLRRIEGSRAGYRWLGLQLRYILEALLSDPVYGGNANAVGWEWLQHQPGFPTPTERNLFYKLAYQKRDYNE
- a CDS encoding GMC family oxidoreductase; this translates as MDYDVIVIGSGAGGGPVALECAKAGKSVLVLEKGYWLNEGDFAKDDLASYIHNAYTPDLRDEQHVIEEMDEMGDWHAEAGSESGWSFWNGSLVGGASNLMSGFFYRLKPQDFYLRSEFGPIEGANVADWPISYEDMEPWYSKVELEVGISGQVQRHPLLEPRSSADFPYPPTREHPIVSMIDNACESLGYHALRTPRAILSVSDKDRRGCEYSGFCGSYGCHSGAKGSSRAALLNRALKTGYCKIQPESKVTRLISNSAGKVVSVEYVDKHNKRTTLSAKVFVVACHAIESSRLLLASVGERHPDGLGNRYQQLGKNLLFSAGGAGTGEFTYGKMDKIMAEAMNTRGPFVNRGLQDWYFIDDEFMGGRVKGGTIDFLLRHPGPMGRAMGLPFDDNGLVWGKALKQRLKSTFTTTQDLRFEVFNDWLPTDNCFVSLDHQVKDKWGSPVARVRIGYHQQDLKVGEFLSQKAVGVMEAMHADNIRYSVSGTPTPNLVAGGCRFGHDPKISVLDKDCRIHDVDNVYVTDGSFMPTGGSVPYTWTIYANAFRVADIIKARV